TGGGCACCACCGGAAAATCTGCATCCGCCACTCGCCGAAGGCACTGCCAGCTTCGGCAGCGGCTTTCCTGCGCCGCTGATCACGGCGGGAAAACTGCCTTCGTGAAGGCAGGCCAGAGGCCTACGATGCCGCAATCCTGCGGGACTTGTACTTTCGACCGTCACGCCATGCGACTGAACCGGTCGTGAGACGCGCGCACGGCAGCGTCGGCGCCCCAGGCGCGGCATCGCGAGAACCGGGCGACAGGAGGAGGATGCAGAAGACCGCCGATGGCGGGCAGCATCGTGTTTCGGAATGAACGGGGCCGGCACCGCGGGCGCAGGCCATCCCGGTCGGCCTGCCGTCAGGCAGCGGCAAGCACCAGGGCACGCGAAAAAGTCGAATGGAAAGCGCGGGCGCTCAGGGCACGCGCATCTCCGCCTCGACCTGCCCGATGAAATGGCCCATCCGGATGGAGGCGGTGCTGGTCAGGAAAATGCCTTCGTAATACGCCAGCAGCACGTCCAGCCGCTCCTGGTTCAGTTCGCTCGAGGCCCGGTACTCGGGCCCGGGCGGCCGGGTGATCGTCTCCACCATGTCGCCGAGCAACTCGCGCATGTCCTCGCGGAACAGATCCAGCCCCTCCGCCCAGCCGGTGTCCGGCTGGTTCAGCACCAGGCTGGCCGCCCGGACAAAGGCCTGCCGGCCCGCGATCTCGTCGACGATGCTGTCGATGTTGTTCACGCTGCGGGGCAACGAGACGCAGTCGGCAAACTCCAGCACCAGATGCCGACGCAGGCCCCTGTTGCCGGTGATCATCGTCGGCAGCTTGCCATCGAGCTGCAGATGGCATGGACAGGTGTGGCAGGCATTGTCGACGCCGCCGCTGCGGTCCACGTAGGCCTGCCACACCGCGCCCTTGCTTTCGACCAGCACCGGGGCACTCAACCGCTCGGTCTTCCTGACGATCTCGAACAAGGCAAGGATGCGCGCCACCGAGTGATAGCGGCGCTCGCCGTAATTCCTGAGCTTCTCTTCCATCGACCGCGAAGGCTGGCGTCGGGTGTGGTTGCCGCCCGAATCGATATGGATGCGGCTCTTGCCCACCCGGGTGCGGGCGGTAATCGTGTTCAGGCGGCTGCGAAAGAAACTCGCGTTCTGCCGGTAATCGCTGGAGTTGGGCATGTTCGTATCCTCGGCCGGAAGAGCGTGGCGACAAGGCATCGAAACGAACGTCTCCACGATCAGGTGGACTATAGCCACGACACGAGGCGCCGGAACGCCCATTTGCAGGGCGGGCGCAAGGCCGGATCGAAATTGGGCCGTGTCCTGCGCGGACGCCGGTCACGCGCCTACATGACGGTCTGGACAAACCCCACAATCGCCCCGTTGCCGTTGCCCGTATCGACCGGGCGGCCCACGGTGAAGGCTGCCTCGGCGGTGGCCGGGCGCATCTGCGCGGCAAGGCTGTGCCGCCGGAACGGGGCGCGGCTCACGCGCCCCGCCCTGATCAACCGGCGTAATCGACCACCAGGGCCACGCGGCGGTTGCTTGTGCCCGCGTCGCGCGATGCACCCTTCTCCACCTGGCGGTTGCTCGCCTCGCCATAACTGACCGCGCGAACCTGGCCGGCGGCCATGCCTTCACTGGAAACCAGGTAGTCACGCACGGCGTCCGCGCGCTTCTGGCCCAGCCGCTGGTTATAGGCCCGCGAACCGGCCGGATCGGTGAAGCCTTCCACCGTCACCACCGCACCGGAGTGGTGCGCCTGCATCACCTGGGCGAAGTCCTTCAGCATGGCCTTGTCCTGTTCGTTCAAGTCGGCCTTGTTGAAATCGAAATGGGCCACCGTGTCCACGCGCAGGCGTCCCTGCATTTCCGTCAGGGTGGCATCGTATTTGGAGAATCGCTGCTGCATGTCGGCAGTGAGCGCGTCCAGTTGCTGCTGCATCTGGGCATCGGTGCTTTGCAGCTTGCCGATGGCGGCGTCGAAGTCGGTGCGCTTGACGTAGCCGCTGCAGCCGGCAAGGGATGTGACTGCCACCAGGGCGAGAGCGAGACAGGCGCCTCGGGAAGATCGATTCAACATGGGGAGTTCTCCTCTTCATATCGGAATGCTGCGGCGGTGATGCACGAAGCCTCGCCACAACCTGTCCGATCCTGCCCCAGCGAAGCTGCACAGTCTGCGAACCCGACGACGTATTTTGCCCGCGCGAATTAATGCCGAGTTCAGTTGCAGTCCCGATCGCCAGCAGATGCGGGTTCGCTCCGCGAGCGATGCGATTCGATCAGCGGCATCCGGGAGCTCCGTCGACTCCGTCGAACCAGGCTTTGCACAGACGGCCCGGTAGTGGTCAACTCCACGCGGTACGGCGGCGCCAACGAACCCGGGGGATCGCAAACAGATGCATGCAACCATCTTGAACAAGCTGCGCCGATCGGCGCCATCCGCCCTGTTGCCGCGAGGCCTGCTGGCCGCCACGCTGATGCTGACGACCCTGCTGGCCACCGCCCGCAGCGCACCGCCGGAGCTGGCCGACTGGCAGCGCCAGGCCCAGGCAATCACGATCACCCGCGACGACTGGGGCATTGCCCACGTGCACGGCAGGACTGATGCCGACGCCGTTTTCGGCATGGCCTACGCCCAAGCCGAAGACGACTTCAACCGGGTCGAGACGAATTACCTGAACTCGCTGGGCTGGCTCGCCGAAGCCGAGGGCGAGTCGGCGATCTGGAGCGACCTGCGCCAGCAGTTGTTCATCGA
This is a stretch of genomic DNA from Rhodanobacter sp. FDAARGOS 1247. It encodes these proteins:
- a CDS encoding OmpA family protein, which codes for MLNRSSRGACLALALVAVTSLAGCSGYVKRTDFDAAIGKLQSTDAQMQQQLDALTADMQQRFSKYDATLTEMQGRLRVDTVAHFDFNKADLNEQDKAMLKDFAQVMQAHHSGAVVTVEGFTDPAGSRAYNQRLGQKRADAVRDYLVSSEGMAAGQVRAVSYGEASNRQVEKGASRDAGTSNRRVALVVDYAG